A region of Haliotis asinina isolate JCU_RB_2024 chromosome 9, JCU_Hal_asi_v2, whole genome shotgun sequence DNA encodes the following proteins:
- the LOC137297017 gene encoding macrophage mannose receptor 1-like, with amino-acid sequence MATAKMVFDLVLITTLPTDYNKVIKVESALDCALECIRKPRCDAMAFSAPQQVCYLYKQSFQGDPTATSNMDLLLYNIKRGTECNEVFASSRKSTNTVCDQKKGYSYEPNMNVCYKYHSSEKFQHAAAKDICINEGASNLLKVNSDEKQAFFTKLVPSGSYAYIQGDRRDSTGEWVYWEETTAAVMSYTNWADGQPNGAQSGQNCISIDATGQHDAGCHYYNYFFCEKYM; translated from the exons ATGGCTACCGCTAAGATGGTGTTTGATCTTGTTCTGATTACAACTCTCCCTACTGATTACAATAAGGTTATAAAAGTGGAGAGTGCACTTGACTGTGCCCTTGAATGCATACGTAAGCCCAGGTGTGATGCCATGGCATTCAGCGCTCCCCAACAGGTGTGCTATTTGTACAAGCAAAGTTTTCAGGGAGACCCCACGGCTACTTCAAATATGGACTTGTTGTTATACAACATAAAGAGGGGCACCGAATGCAATGAAGTATTTGCAAGCAGTCGCAAATCCA CAAATACGGTGTGCGATCAGAAGAAAGGCTACAGCTACGAGCCTAATATGAACGTTTGCTACAAATATCACTCCTCCGAGAAATTTCAACATGCAGCGGCCAAGGATATATGTATCAACGAAGGAGCTTCAAATCTTCTCAAGGTCAACTCAGATGAAAAACAGGCTTTCTTTACAAAGCTCGTACCTTCAGGATCATATG CGTACATCCAGGGAGACCGGCGTGACTCAACAGGCGAATGGGTTTACTGGGAAGAGACAACTGCAGCAGTGATGTCGTACACTAATTGGGCAGACGGTCAGCCAAACGGGGCACAGAGTGGTCAGAACTGTATTTCTATAGATGCTACTGGTCAACATGACGCAGGTTGTCATTACTATAACTACTTCTTCtgtgaaaaatacatgtaa
- the LOC137296457 gene encoding NAD(P)(+)--arginine ADP-ribosyltransferase 2-like isoform X1, which produces MHIMATNAVLGIMCLIGGQYLLMAHGATYELGARKNSIYASITKDEFEKLDTTLMDVVKTNERFKSAYKATSPKRGAAIKTGKSLGLTEEETLAVMIYTTTSVHAEFNRILREGDIAKYDTSFQVFHYLLINGIEKIRLKQTLPEYLYRGDRKTYAIENGTEMRFPGYTSTSSKYSVAVNFRGNTGTLIRLKGVTFGADIVQFSVFPSEAEVLIPPYERFKVNNLDKDSKGPRIFLQSIGEKCGGRRRRSTGGPCQCCRQPLHVIQAAANGDVALQMKWNVVCFYLVMYVVVGGRE; this is translated from the exons ATGCACATAATGGCTACCAACGCAGTTTTGGGCATTATGTGTCTAATTG GTGGACAGTACCTACTCATGGCTCAT GGAGCAACGTATGAGCTGGGCGCTAGAAAGAACAGCATATATGCTTCAATTACTAAAGACGAGTTTGAGAAACTGGATACAACCTTGATGGACGTGGTCAAGACGAATGAACGCTTCAAATCTGCTTACAAAGCCACATCCCCAAAACGGGGTGCGGCCATTAAGACGGGGAAGTCCCTTGGCCTGACGGAAGAAGAGACCCTAGCAGTAATGATCTATACTACAACCTCTGTGCACGCTGAATTCAACAGAATACTGAGGGAGGGTGACATCGCCAAATACGATACGTCATTCCAAGTATTCCATTACCTCCTGATTAACGGTATTGAGAAGATACGCCTGAAGCAAACTCTTCCGGAATATCTCTATAGAGGGGACAGGAAGACATACGCCATTGAAAACGGTACCGAGATGCGTTTTCCTGGATACACATCGACCTCGTCTAAATATTCTGTCGCCGTGAACTTCCGAGGAAACACGGGCACTCTCATTCGTCTGAAGGGAGTTACGTTTGGCGCCGATATTGTGCAATTTTCGGTTTTTCCTTCAGAGGCAGAAGTGCTGATTCCTCCTTATGAACGTTTCAAAGTCAACAACTTGGACAAAGACAGCAAAGGTCCACGCATCTTCCTGCAGAGTATTGGGGAGAAGTGTGGAGGACGCCGGCGACGATCCACAGGAGGTCCTTGCCAATGTTGTCGACAGCCATTACACGTCATCCAGGCAGCCGCGAATGGAGACGTCGCGCTGCAGATGAAGTGGAATGTTGTCTGCTTCTATTTAGTGATGTATGTGGTTGTTGGAGGGAGGGAGTGA
- the LOC137296457 gene encoding NAD(P)(+)--arginine ADP-ribosyltransferase 2-like isoform X2, which produces MFTEGATYELGARKNSIYASITKDEFEKLDTTLMDVVKTNERFKSAYKATSPKRGAAIKTGKSLGLTEEETLAVMIYTTTSVHAEFNRILREGDIAKYDTSFQVFHYLLINGIEKIRLKQTLPEYLYRGDRKTYAIENGTEMRFPGYTSTSSKYSVAVNFRGNTGTLIRLKGVTFGADIVQFSVFPSEAEVLIPPYERFKVNNLDKDSKGPRIFLQSIGEKCGGRRRRSTGGPCQCCRQPLHVIQAAANGDVALQMKWNVVCFYLVMYVVVGGRE; this is translated from the exons ATGTTTACTGAG GGAGCAACGTATGAGCTGGGCGCTAGAAAGAACAGCATATATGCTTCAATTACTAAAGACGAGTTTGAGAAACTGGATACAACCTTGATGGACGTGGTCAAGACGAATGAACGCTTCAAATCTGCTTACAAAGCCACATCCCCAAAACGGGGTGCGGCCATTAAGACGGGGAAGTCCCTTGGCCTGACGGAAGAAGAGACCCTAGCAGTAATGATCTATACTACAACCTCTGTGCACGCTGAATTCAACAGAATACTGAGGGAGGGTGACATCGCCAAATACGATACGTCATTCCAAGTATTCCATTACCTCCTGATTAACGGTATTGAGAAGATACGCCTGAAGCAAACTCTTCCGGAATATCTCTATAGAGGGGACAGGAAGACATACGCCATTGAAAACGGTACCGAGATGCGTTTTCCTGGATACACATCGACCTCGTCTAAATATTCTGTCGCCGTGAACTTCCGAGGAAACACGGGCACTCTCATTCGTCTGAAGGGAGTTACGTTTGGCGCCGATATTGTGCAATTTTCGGTTTTTCCTTCAGAGGCAGAAGTGCTGATTCCTCCTTATGAACGTTTCAAAGTCAACAACTTGGACAAAGACAGCAAAGGTCCACGCATCTTCCTGCAGAGTATTGGGGAGAAGTGTGGAGGACGCCGGCGACGATCCACAGGAGGTCCTTGCCAATGTTGTCGACAGCCATTACACGTCATCCAGGCAGCCGCGAATGGAGACGTCGCGCTGCAGATGAAGTGGAATGTTGTCTGCTTCTATTTAGTGATGTATGTGGTTGTTGGAGGGAGGGAGTGA
- the LOC137297294 gene encoding uncharacterized protein produces MALLEFDLVLKATLPTISMRIMKVGNVFECAHECMRHSTCEAMAFSILNLVCVLYQHGIQEDALAPANSDVLAYNLQRAGSCNGPVGSIPGPAYPACPLGSGFRYVLALNVCYKGIVSYEAGKATCVQEGGSDLLKIDTQEKLDFFKLLVPPFQYTYIRGDLVPSTGEWAYWEEGIARPMPFIEWAPGQPSGALAGETCMVMDATGQHDHICNLAFSFSLCEYGMQ; encoded by the exons ATGGCACTATTGGAGTTTGATCTTGTTCTGAAGGCAACCCTCCCTACCATTTCCATGAGAATTATGAAAGTGGGAAATGTATTTGAGTGTGCTCATGAATGTATGCGTCACTCCACTTGTGAGGCCATGGCGTTCAGCATCCTTAACCTGGTGTGTGTTTTATACCAGCACGGCATCCAAGAAGATGCCTTGGCGCCTGCTAACTCGGATGTGTTGGCATACAACCTACAGAGAGCAGGAAGTTGCAATGGACCTGTGGGATCAATACCAGGACCTG CATATCCGGCATGTCCGCTTGGCAGTGGCTTCAGGTATGTGCTAGCTCTCAACGTCTGTTACAAGGGGATCGTCTCCTACGAAGCAGGAAAGGCTACGTGCGTGCAGGAAGGAGGCTCTGATCTTCTGAAGATTGACACACAGGAAAAGCTTGATTTCTTCAAGCTTCTTGTACCACCATTCCAATACA CCTACATTCGAGGAGATCTGGTCCCCAGTACAGGAGAATGGGCTTACTGGGAAGAAGGGATTGCAAGGCCCATGCCTTTCATTGAGTGGGCACCCGGTCAACCAAGTGGTGCTCTGGCAGGAGAGACCTGCATGGTCATGGATGCAACTGGTCAGCATGATCACATCTGCAACTTGGCTTTTTCGTTCTCACTGTGCGAATATGGTATGCAATAG